One genomic window of Lentimicrobium sp. L6 includes the following:
- a CDS encoding GNAT family N-acetyltransferase: MLEIKRINNNQEFKGTTRDEFVDFLFLHLGKFGDPKKDIQKCLSYAFSDEKSEGGYALAAFYESKLVGGLIMNKTGMGDYIPDWILVYVAVDASYRGKGFGKQIIAKAFNNCEGRIKLHVEYDNPAKRLYERMGFTTKYAEMRYENNK; encoded by the coding sequence ATGTTAGAAATTAAAAGAATTAATAATAATCAAGAATTTAAAGGAACTACAAGAGATGAATTTGTAGATTTTTTATTCCTCCATTTAGGCAAATTTGGCGACCCCAAGAAAGATATTCAAAAATGCTTGAGCTATGCTTTTAGCGATGAAAAATCTGAAGGTGGTTATGCATTGGCTGCTTTTTATGAGAGTAAACTAGTCGGTGGACTTATCATGAATAAAACTGGAATGGGAGATTATATTCCAGATTGGATTTTAGTCTATGTAGCAGTAGATGCTTCTTATCGTGGAAAAGGTTTTGGTAAACAAATCATTGCAAAAGCCTTTAATAATTGTGAGGGGCGAATCAAGTTGCATGTGGAATACGACAATCCAGCAAAAAGACTCTATGAAAGAATGGGATTTACTACAAAATATGCAGAAATGAGATACGAAAATAATAAATAA
- a CDS encoding alanine racemase produces MAYLEINITEIKSNIRKISTYLNKHNIHWSLITKVFSGDKDFMSKVLTPDIVKDLHSVGDSRLSSLKNLKELNPELVTIYIKPPAMAYLEDVVRYADISTNTSLKTIKALNEVAKNQGKIHKVLVMIELGELREGVNREDFAEFYKNIFNLSHIEVVGIGSNLGCMYGIEPTYDKLLQLILYKELTELKHGDKLPLVSGGSSITLPMVETSSIPNGINHFRIGEAAFFGTSPLDNTQFLDLCTDTFNFYTQIIELEEKDIVPDGVISEANIGHTAEFADEDNSRKSYKAILDFGLLDVDQEGLTSDDKTIKLVGITSDMTVVDIGNNKHKDKSKKYNVGDHLCLNPSYLAVARLLSSKFVEKVFIE; encoded by the coding sequence ATGGCTTATTTAGAAATCAATATTACGGAAATAAAAAGCAATATCAGAAAAATTAGCACCTATCTGAATAAGCACAACATACATTGGAGCTTAATTACCAAGGTGTTTAGCGGAGACAAAGATTTTATGAGTAAAGTCTTAACTCCTGATATTGTAAAAGACTTACACTCGGTGGGCGATTCAAGACTTTCAAGTCTCAAAAACCTCAAAGAATTAAATCCAGAACTCGTTACCATCTATATTAAACCCCCAGCTATGGCTTATTTGGAAGATGTGGTGAGATATGCAGATATCTCCACCAACACCTCTCTTAAAACCATAAAAGCCTTAAACGAAGTGGCCAAAAACCAAGGTAAAATACACAAGGTATTGGTAATGATAGAGCTTGGTGAGTTACGAGAAGGTGTGAACCGAGAAGACTTTGCTGAGTTCTATAAAAACATATTTAACCTCTCCCATATTGAAGTCGTTGGAATTGGTAGCAATTTAGGATGTATGTACGGTATTGAACCAACCTACGACAAACTCCTTCAACTCATTTTATATAAAGAGCTTACTGAATTAAAACATGGCGATAAATTACCTTTAGTTTCTGGTGGAAGCTCCATCACTCTTCCTATGGTTGAGACCTCTTCAATTCCTAATGGTATTAATCATTTTAGAATTGGAGAAGCTGCTTTTTTTGGTACTAGCCCTTTAGATAATACCCAATTTCTAGATTTGTGTACGGATACTTTTAATTTTTATACTCAGATTATTGAATTAGAGGAAAAAGATATTGTTCCTGATGGCGTGATCAGTGAAGCCAATATTGGCCATACAGCTGAATTTGCAGATGAAGACAATTCGAGAAAAAGCTACAAGGCTATCCTAGATTTTGGACTGCTTGATGTAGATCAAGAAGGCCTAACATCAGATGACAAAACTATCAAATTAGTAGGAATCACCTCTGACATGACGGTTGTAGACATTGGAAACAATAAACATAAAGATAAATCTAAGAAGTATAATGTGGGTGACCACCTTTGCCTTAACCCTAGCTACCTCGCAGTAGCTCGCCTTTTAAGTTCTAAATTTGTGGAAAAGGTTTTTATAGAATAG
- a CDS encoding dipeptidase, producing the protein MKNKILLITLLLWSIQPMFSCTVIAVGKKASADGSVIVSHTDAGPDCRIHLVPGQKFKKGSFAPVYWGMVDLGRDLGDYGEVLGEIPQVEETNSYFQTAYPQMNSYQLAIGESTLSQREELKLDRTICKQIMTIEQAQAFALQRCKTAEEALVLITQLLESYGFLPSCVEESESLVIADTEEIWVLEVFSVGNKWDPESGKPGCIWAAQRVPDDHAMIIPNWSIIKQIHLEDKANYRASSNYMQEAIDRGWYDPNSGKAFIWQEAYAPIPREWATSRFWLFYATYAPNYADWPNRFTDSPWDGENQYTQWVEPLSLYPFSVKPEKKISVQDIMAFQRSTFSGTIYDKENASAWYYPSDSGTMVKSPIATPFPTEEMRKVLKINRRRNVARARGEYGMITQLRGWLPNEVGGIYWFYVDNAFTSTYVPIYSGVTDVAECYKTYDATAFQENSFRWGVDFVDNLLYLRWQDAVKTLHEKRDPLEASFFSEQEGIDAMAQELLKKNPKKAQEYLTQITIERMNKSHKLFQDLRYELISKYTNNKQGI; encoded by the coding sequence ATGAAAAACAAGATCTTACTCATTACCCTCCTCCTATGGAGCATCCAACCTATGTTTTCCTGCACCGTGATTGCAGTAGGAAAAAAAGCCTCAGCCGATGGGTCTGTTATAGTTTCCCACACCGATGCTGGACCCGATTGTAGAATCCATTTGGTCCCCGGACAAAAGTTTAAAAAAGGAAGCTTTGCTCCTGTATATTGGGGTATGGTGGACTTGGGTCGTGATTTAGGTGATTATGGTGAAGTATTAGGTGAGATCCCTCAGGTAGAGGAGACTAATTCCTATTTCCAAACCGCTTATCCTCAAATGAACTCCTATCAATTAGCTATAGGAGAAAGTACTTTAAGTCAACGAGAAGAGTTAAAGTTAGACAGAACCATTTGCAAGCAAATCATGACCATAGAACAAGCTCAAGCTTTTGCATTACAACGTTGTAAAACTGCAGAAGAAGCACTGGTCTTGATCACTCAATTATTAGAATCTTATGGATTCTTGCCTTCTTGTGTGGAAGAAAGCGAATCATTAGTCATAGCAGATACCGAAGAAATTTGGGTTTTGGAAGTATTTAGTGTAGGCAACAAATGGGATCCCGAAAGTGGAAAACCTGGTTGTATTTGGGCTGCTCAAAGAGTCCCAGACGATCATGCCATGATTATTCCAAACTGGAGTATTATTAAACAAATTCACTTGGAGGATAAAGCCAATTATAGAGCCTCCTCCAATTATATGCAAGAAGCCATTGACCGTGGTTGGTACGATCCAAATTCTGGAAAGGCCTTTATCTGGCAAGAAGCTTATGCTCCTATTCCTCGCGAATGGGCCACTTCTCGTTTCTGGTTATTCTATGCCACATACGCTCCAAACTATGCCGATTGGCCAAATCGTTTCACGGATTCACCTTGGGATGGTGAAAACCAATATACTCAGTGGGTAGAGCCATTGAGCTTATATCCTTTCTCCGTAAAACCAGAAAAAAAAATCTCCGTTCAAGATATTATGGCTTTTCAAAGAAGTACTTTTTCTGGAACCATCTATGATAAAGAAAATGCCTCAGCATGGTATTATCCGAGCGATAGTGGTACTATGGTGAAAAGCCCAATTGCCACACCCTTTCCAACAGAAGAAATGAGAAAAGTACTCAAGATAAACAGAAGAAGAAATGTAGCTAGAGCCCGAGGAGAATACGGCATGATTACCCAGTTAAGGGGATGGCTACCCAATGAAGTGGGTGGCATTTATTGGTTCTATGTGGACAATGCTTTTACTTCCACTTATGTTCCTATTTATTCCGGCGTAACGGATGTGGCAGAATGCTATAAAACTTATGATGCCACTGCTTTCCAAGAAAACTCCTTTCGTTGGGGCGTTGATTTTGTGGATAACCTCCTCTATTTGCGTTGGCAAGATGCGGTGAAAACCCTCCACGAAAAACGTGATCCACTAGAAGCGAGTTTCTTTAGTGAACAAGAAGGAATTGATGCAATGGCTCAGGAATTACTCAAGAAAAATCCTAAAAAAGCTCAAGAATACCTCACTCAAATCACCATAGAAAGAATGAACAAAAGCCATAAGCTATTTCAAGATCTACGCTATGAATTGATTTCCAAGTATACCAATAATAAACAGGGGATTTAA
- the alr gene encoding alanine racemase, translated as MLSTSLLEIKCKAIETNVHFTRQLVGPKVIISAVIKGNAYGHGVEVAIPALEYSGVNHFAVFSSSEARKAFKVMDSSNTLMIMGFIFEEDLKWIIQHHIEFYISNIEILIKAIDFSKALKIPARIHIDVETGMNRTGLLLKELKKVIPIINENKEHLMLQGLTSHLAGAESIANYTRIKKQLVVFRKRRKLLYDNGIKPKLQHIASSAATISYPDTRLDMVRTGVLLYGYWPTKETFINYIHRRKDKSDPLKRAIIWRTQVMETKTVPEGEFIGYGLSFQAQNNMKIMIVPVGYCNGYSRSLSNNGHVLVKGQRAHIIGGVNMNMILCDISMIKEKINIGDEVVLIGQQGNMEISFTSFADMNNSLNYEILARLPENIQRVCTIDDLGYSTALETYI; from the coding sequence ATGCTTAGTACTTCACTACTCGAAATCAAATGCAAAGCCATTGAAACAAATGTCCACTTCACTAGACAATTGGTAGGCCCCAAAGTAATTATTTCAGCCGTCATCAAAGGCAATGCCTATGGTCATGGAGTAGAAGTAGCCATTCCAGCCTTGGAGTATTCTGGAGTCAATCATTTTGCTGTTTTTTCATCCTCAGAAGCTCGAAAAGCATTTAAGGTCATGGATTCCTCAAACACCCTCATGATCATGGGCTTTATTTTTGAGGAGGACTTAAAATGGATCATTCAACATCATATTGAATTTTATATCTCTAATATAGAAATCTTAATAAAGGCTATTGATTTTTCTAAAGCACTTAAAATCCCTGCTCGAATCCATATTGATGTGGAGACCGGTATGAACAGAACCGGGTTATTATTAAAGGAATTAAAAAAAGTCATTCCAATCATTAATGAGAATAAAGAACATTTAATGCTTCAAGGTTTAACTTCTCATTTAGCTGGTGCCGAAAGCATCGCCAATTATACTAGGATTAAAAAGCAATTGGTGGTTTTTAGAAAAAGACGGAAACTATTATACGATAATGGTATCAAACCAAAACTGCAGCATATTGCAAGCAGTGCTGCCACCATTTCCTATCCAGATACGAGGTTAGATATGGTAAGAACTGGAGTATTACTTTATGGTTATTGGCCTACCAAAGAAACTTTCATTAATTATATTCATAGAAGAAAAGATAAATCTGACCCATTAAAACGAGCGATTATTTGGCGTACTCAAGTGATGGAAACAAAGACAGTTCCTGAAGGTGAATTTATAGGTTATGGTTTAAGTTTTCAGGCACAAAATAATATGAAAATCATGATTGTACCGGTAGGATATTGCAATGGATATAGTCGTTCCCTTAGCAATAATGGCCATGTGTTGGTGAAAGGCCAAAGAGCCCATATCATAGGAGGCGTTAATATGAATATGATTCTCTGCGATATCAGTATGATAAAAGAGAAAATCAATATTGGCGACGAAGTGGTTTTGATTGGTCAACAAGGGAATATGGAAATCTCATTTACCTCATTTGCTGATATGAATAACTCACTAAACTATGAAATTTTAGCTCGTTTACCAGAGAATATCCAAAGGGTTTGCACCATAGATGATTTAGGCTATTCTACAGCTCTCGAAACCTATATTTAG